A stretch of the Comamonas testosteroni TK102 genome encodes the following:
- a CDS encoding TolC family outer membrane protein, with product MTKLPRPLQAPSAHALRAISLGVLLAWAGAQTQAQTLSELVAQARGYDASWQAQQADARAAASRADQALSGLLPNVGLSAGANRTHVDIHTSVPIPGMASSFNNTQQNVQLSAQQPLYRPANKIAYEQGQRGVDVAQAQLDAAAQNLIVRVSQAYFDVLAAQDSVQVAQSQKQAISTQLEMAKRNFEVGTATITDSREAQSRFDLVTAQEIAAQNDLQVKRVALDQLVGRVGIQPAPLAAPLTLPRVEPDNMQDWVDKALAAQPQLRQAQLALDIARLDTQKAEAGHKPTVDLQAGYVVNRYPNGSMTPSIPLSYRTNAAQIGVVMNMPLFAGFAVQNRIRETVALEEKARAQLDDARRSVEQATRTAFLGVQSGQAQVKALEAALASSQSALEANKMGYEVGVRINIDVLNAQSQVYQTERDLANARYQVLLGQLKLRQAAGVLTDDDLRMIDALTRTPSIAPAAAARPAVTSGMAAAKPAARTLKR from the coding sequence ATGACCAAGCTGCCCAGGCCTCTGCAAGCCCCCTCCGCCCACGCTCTGCGTGCCATTTCCTTGGGAGTTTTGCTGGCATGGGCCGGCGCTCAGACACAGGCGCAGACCTTGTCAGAGCTGGTGGCCCAGGCACGCGGCTATGACGCTTCATGGCAGGCCCAGCAAGCCGATGCGAGAGCGGCTGCCAGCCGTGCCGATCAGGCCCTGTCCGGGCTGCTGCCCAACGTGGGGCTGTCAGCGGGTGCCAACCGCACCCATGTGGACATCCATACCTCCGTGCCCATACCCGGCATGGCCAGCAGCTTCAACAACACACAGCAGAACGTGCAGCTCAGCGCCCAGCAGCCGCTGTACCGTCCTGCCAACAAGATTGCCTACGAGCAGGGGCAGCGCGGCGTGGATGTGGCCCAGGCTCAGCTGGATGCGGCTGCGCAGAACCTGATCGTGCGTGTGTCCCAGGCTTATTTCGATGTGCTGGCGGCCCAGGACAGCGTGCAGGTGGCCCAGTCGCAAAAGCAGGCCATCAGCACCCAGCTCGAGATGGCCAAGCGCAATTTCGAAGTTGGCACGGCCACCATCACCGATTCACGCGAAGCCCAGTCACGCTTCGATCTGGTCACGGCCCAGGAAATCGCTGCGCAAAATGACCTGCAGGTCAAGCGCGTAGCCCTGGATCAGCTCGTGGGCCGCGTCGGCATTCAGCCCGCACCGCTGGCTGCGCCGCTGACCCTGCCCAGGGTGGAGCCCGACAATATGCAAGACTGGGTGGACAAGGCACTGGCGGCCCAGCCCCAGTTGCGTCAGGCCCAGCTGGCCCTGGACATCGCCAGGCTGGACACGCAGAAGGCCGAGGCCGGCCACAAGCCCACCGTGGACCTGCAGGCCGGTTATGTGGTCAACCGTTATCCCAACGGCTCCATGACTCCATCCATTCCCCTGAGCTATCGCACCAACGCAGCCCAGATCGGCGTGGTCATGAACATGCCGCTGTTTGCGGGCTTTGCGGTGCAGAACCGCATCCGGGAAACCGTGGCGCTGGAGGAAAAAGCCCGCGCCCAGCTCGACGATGCCCGCCGCAGCGTGGAGCAGGCTACGCGCACGGCCTTCCTCGGCGTGCAGTCCGGCCAGGCTCAGGTCAAGGCGCTGGAAGCAGCTCTCGCCTCCAGCCAGAGTGCGCTGGAAGCCAACAAGATGGGTTATGAGGTTGGCGTGCGTATCAATATCGATGTGCTCAATGCCCAGAGTCAGGTCTACCAGACCGAGCGCGACCTGGCCAATGCGCGCTATCAGGTGCTGCTTGGCCAGCTCAAGTTGCGCCAGGCCGCGGGAGTGCTTACTGACGATGATCTGCGCATGATCGACGCACTGACGCGCACGCCCAGTATTGCCCCGGCTGCCGCAGCCAGGCCGGCGGTCACAAGCGGCATGGCTGCTGCAAAGCCTGCAGCCAGAACGCTCAAGCGCTAA
- a CDS encoding efflux RND transporter periplasmic adaptor subunit, translating to MKRSGRWALSLALIGLLVVIGWRAVVNLQHKKQATNHAAVPQELPIQLTAQEVLTVQPLQLALSVPLNGVVQAVNSAVVKAYVAGELRGLTVREGDSVRKGEQLARVDATEAEARWRQAQQQADASRAQLAIAQRNQDNNATLVQKGFISTTALLTSQANLDSARANLAAAQAAADAARKSVTDAVITSPMSGQIAQRFVQNGERVGVEARIVEVVDPAKLEIMAQLAPADSVQVQVGQMAELQVPGAPQDMKAISAKVVRINPSAQTGSRTVAAYLAVQEDEATKNNSSQRSPQLRPGLFLQGSILTGKDSQLAVPLAAVRTDKPLPYVQVLQAGKLAVTAVAPEPAQQMAGRTELRVVHKTVELGRQSAHEGATWVQILKGLDAGDRILAGSTGGLREGTLVEATSPAAVAVPGAKGADADRPGSP from the coding sequence ATGAAGCGTTCCGGCCGCTGGGCCTTGAGTCTGGCCCTCATCGGCTTGCTGGTCGTCATAGGCTGGCGCGCAGTCGTCAATCTGCAGCATAAAAAACAGGCCACGAACCATGCTGCGGTTCCGCAGGAGCTGCCTATACAGCTGACTGCCCAGGAGGTTCTGACGGTCCAGCCCCTTCAGCTTGCTTTGAGCGTTCCGCTCAACGGTGTGGTTCAGGCGGTGAACTCGGCCGTGGTCAAGGCCTATGTCGCGGGCGAGCTGCGCGGCCTGACAGTGCGCGAAGGCGATAGCGTCCGCAAGGGCGAGCAGCTGGCGCGCGTCGACGCCACGGAGGCCGAGGCACGCTGGCGCCAGGCCCAGCAGCAGGCCGACGCTTCCAGAGCCCAGCTGGCAATTGCCCAGCGCAACCAGGACAACAATGCGACCCTGGTGCAAAAAGGCTTTATCTCCACCACGGCGCTGCTGACCTCTCAGGCCAACCTAGATTCGGCCCGCGCCAATCTGGCCGCCGCCCAGGCTGCCGCCGACGCGGCCCGCAAGTCCGTCACCGACGCCGTCATCACCAGCCCCATGAGCGGACAAATCGCCCAACGCTTTGTCCAGAACGGCGAGCGTGTCGGTGTGGAAGCGCGCATCGTCGAAGTCGTCGATCCGGCCAAGCTGGAAATCATGGCCCAGTTGGCCCCTGCCGATTCGGTGCAGGTCCAGGTCGGCCAGATGGCCGAGCTGCAAGTGCCCGGTGCTCCCCAGGACATGAAGGCCATCAGCGCCAAGGTGGTGCGCATCAATCCCAGCGCCCAGACCGGCTCGCGCACGGTGGCGGCCTATCTGGCGGTACAAGAGGACGAGGCTACCAAAAATAATAGCAGTCAGCGTTCACCCCAGTTGCGTCCCGGCCTGTTTCTGCAGGGAAGCATACTGACCGGCAAGGACAGCCAGCTAGCCGTGCCTCTGGCCGCCGTGCGCACCGACAAGCCCCTGCCCTATGTACAGGTGCTGCAAGCCGGCAAGCTGGCCGTGACTGCAGTCGCACCGGAGCCGGCCCAGCAGATGGCCGGCCGCACAGAGCTTCGCGTGGTCCACAAGACCGTGGAACTGGGGCGCCAGTCCGCCCATGAAGGTGCTACCTGGGTGCAGATCCTCAAGGGCCTGGATGCGGGCGACCGGATACTGGCCGGCAGCACCGGCGGTCTGCGTGAAGGCACGCTGGTCGAAGCGACGAGCCCAGCTGCGGTTGCTGTCCCCGGCGCCAAGGGGGCGGATGCAGATCGTCCCGGGAGCCCATAA
- a CDS encoding protein-L-isoaspartate O-methyltransferase family protein: protein MALPMNAQVDPRDVHAQARFNMIEQQIRPWNVLDESVLELMGKVHREDYVSPEYANMAYMDIEVPLKGTAEEAAAKGWHMLAPKIEARMLQDVKIKPTDRVLEIGTGSGYMAALLAAQAKEVVTLEIDPELAEMARENLLSAGVKNVEVKLANGATASLAQGAFDVIVLSGSVAQVPDALYAQLNEGGRIAAIVGHMPVMRFTLVTKNGSNFEVQQPWDTAATRLVGFEEPSRFSF, encoded by the coding sequence ATGGCCCTGCCAATGAATGCCCAAGTGGACCCGCGCGATGTGCACGCGCAGGCTCGTTTCAACATGATCGAACAGCAAATCCGCCCCTGGAATGTGCTGGACGAATCCGTGCTGGAGCTGATGGGCAAGGTCCACCGTGAAGACTATGTGTCGCCCGAGTACGCGAACATGGCCTATATGGACATTGAAGTCCCCCTGAAGGGCACTGCCGAAGAAGCTGCCGCCAAAGGCTGGCACATGCTGGCACCCAAGATCGAAGCGCGCATGCTGCAAGACGTGAAGATCAAGCCCACCGACCGCGTTCTCGAGATCGGCACCGGATCCGGCTACATGGCAGCCCTGCTGGCCGCCCAGGCCAAGGAAGTCGTGACGCTGGAGATCGATCCCGAGCTGGCCGAAATGGCCCGTGAGAATCTGCTCAGCGCCGGCGTCAAGAATGTCGAAGTCAAGCTGGCCAACGGTGCCACAGCTTCCCTGGCGCAGGGCGCGTTTGACGTGATCGTGCTCAGCGGCTCGGTGGCACAGGTTCCCGATGCCCTTTACGCCCAGCTCAACGAAGGTGGCCGCATTGCCGCCATCGTCGGTCACATGCCCGTGATGCGCTTCACGCTGGTGACCAAGAACGGCAGCAATTTCGAAGTCCAGCAACCCTGGGATACCGCTGCCACGCGCCTCGTGGGTTTTGAAGAGCCTTCGCGCTTCTCGTTCTAA
- the msrA gene encoding peptide-methionine (S)-S-oxide reductase MsrA, with translation MAAETIYLGGGCFWCTEAVFDRVRGIVDVESGYANGHLDHPSYDDICTGQTGHAEVVKLDFDPALISLRDVLLIFFGTHDPTTLNRQGNDVGTQYRSAIFTTDAQQTAEAQALLQEMQNEKAFDAPIVTQIEPLTNYWPAEDYHQDYFLQHPGQGYCAFVVGPKVQKFQKAFSRWLKD, from the coding sequence ATGGCAGCGGAAACCATTTATCTGGGCGGAGGTTGCTTCTGGTGCACCGAAGCCGTCTTCGACCGTGTGCGCGGAATAGTCGATGTGGAGAGCGGCTATGCCAATGGTCACCTGGATCATCCCAGCTACGACGATATCTGCACCGGACAGACCGGCCATGCCGAGGTGGTGAAGCTCGACTTCGACCCCGCGCTCATCAGCTTGCGCGATGTGCTGCTGATCTTCTTCGGCACTCATGATCCGACCACTCTGAACCGCCAGGGCAACGACGTGGGCACGCAGTACCGCAGCGCAATCTTCACCACCGATGCGCAGCAAACGGCCGAGGCGCAGGCATTGCTGCAGGAAATGCAGAACGAAAAAGCATTTGATGCGCCGATAGTCACCCAGATCGAGCCCCTGACCAACTATTGGCCCGCCGAAGACTACCACCAGGACTATTTTCTGCAGCACCCTGGCCAGGGGTACTGCGCTTTCGTGGTCGGCCCCAAGGTGCAGAAATTCCAGAAAGCGTTCTCACGCTGGCTCAAGGATTAA
- a CDS encoding rhodanese-like domain-containing protein translates to MLTQVLPAQFQQWLASHAANGIKPVVLDVREPWEVTLASIQPGEGFELRCIPMHDIPGRLQELNPDHPVACLCHHGARSMSVAAFLVNNGFEDVSNITGGIDAWSLSADPSVPRY, encoded by the coding sequence ATGTTGACCCAGGTCTTGCCCGCCCAATTCCAGCAATGGCTGGCCTCTCATGCCGCGAATGGCATCAAGCCTGTGGTGCTGGATGTGCGCGAGCCCTGGGAAGTCACCCTGGCCAGCATCCAGCCCGGTGAAGGCTTCGAGCTGCGCTGCATTCCCATGCACGATATCCCCGGCCGTCTGCAGGAGCTGAACCCCGACCACCCTGTCGCCTGCCTGTGCCACCATGGCGCGCGCAGCATGAGCGTGGCCGCTTTTTTGGTCAACAACGGCTTTGAGGACGTCAGCAACATCACCGGCGGCATTGATGCCTGGTCGCTCAGCGCAGACCCCAGCGTCCCCCGTTACTGA
- a CDS encoding phosphomannomutase/phosphoglucomutase translates to MQVASSIFKAYDIRGIVPSTLTEDVARGIGRAFGMAALVAGEKTVAVGRDGRLSGPALSAALMQGLTEVGVNVIDIGLATTPMLYFAAATLCTSGIQVTGSHNPNDYNGFKMVLAGRAIYGDEIQALRVRMETEDWTITGAGQISRADVLADYTARIVGDVRLARPMKIVVDCGNGVAGASAPAIFRQLGCEVIELFSEVDGNFPNHHPDPSKPENLRDVIHALQTSDAELGLAFDGDGDRLGIVTKDGQNIFPDRQMMLFAKDVLSRVPGGSIVFDVKCTQRLAPEIEAAGGKAVMYKTGHSLVKARMKELGAPLGGEMSGHIFFKERWYGFDDGTYAGCRLLEIVSRETDPSALLNALPSSFSTPELNVACAEGEPHRLAAELQALAATEFAEPARVSTIDGLRVDWADGFGLIRASNTTPVLVLRFEGHTQQALQRIEAQMLALLKRVKPDAQVGASAH, encoded by the coding sequence GTGCAAGTTGCATCCTCCATCTTCAAGGCCTATGACATTCGCGGCATCGTGCCGTCGACACTGACTGAAGACGTCGCCCGTGGCATCGGCCGCGCATTCGGCATGGCAGCGCTGGTCGCCGGTGAAAAAACCGTGGCGGTTGGGCGTGATGGCCGTCTGTCGGGTCCCGCGCTGTCGGCCGCATTGATGCAGGGCCTGACCGAGGTGGGCGTGAATGTGATCGACATCGGCCTGGCCACCACCCCCATGCTCTACTTTGCCGCCGCCACCTTGTGCACCAGCGGCATCCAGGTGACGGGCAGCCACAACCCCAACGATTACAACGGCTTCAAGATGGTGCTCGCAGGCCGCGCCATTTATGGCGATGAAATCCAGGCCCTGCGCGTGCGCATGGAAACGGAGGACTGGACGATTACCGGTGCCGGACAGATCAGCCGGGCCGATGTGCTGGCCGATTACACCGCCCGCATCGTGGGCGACGTGAGGCTCGCGCGGCCCATGAAGATTGTGGTGGACTGCGGCAACGGCGTGGCAGGTGCATCGGCTCCCGCCATCTTCCGTCAGCTGGGCTGCGAGGTGATCGAGCTGTTCTCTGAAGTCGACGGCAACTTCCCCAATCATCATCCCGACCCCAGCAAGCCCGAGAACCTGCGCGATGTGATCCATGCCCTGCAGACCAGCGATGCCGAGCTGGGTCTGGCTTTTGACGGTGACGGCGACCGCCTGGGCATTGTGACCAAGGACGGCCAGAACATCTTCCCCGACCGTCAGATGATGCTGTTCGCCAAGGATGTGCTTTCGCGCGTGCCCGGCGGCTCCATCGTGTTCGACGTCAAGTGCACCCAGCGTCTGGCACCCGAGATCGAAGCGGCCGGCGGCAAGGCCGTGATGTACAAGACCGGCCATTCGTTGGTCAAGGCTCGCATGAAGGAGCTGGGCGCGCCGCTGGGCGGCGAGATGAGCGGCCATATCTTCTTCAAGGAGCGCTGGTACGGCTTTGACGATGGCACTTATGCGGGCTGCCGTCTGCTCGAAATCGTCAGTCGCGAAACCGACCCCAGCGCACTGCTTAACGCACTGCCCAGCAGCTTCTCCACGCCCGAGCTCAATGTGGCTTGTGCCGAAGGCGAGCCCCATCGTCTGGCGGCCGAGCTGCAGGCGCTCGCTGCCACGGAGTTTGCTGAACCTGCCCGGGTCAGCACCATTGACGGCCTGCGCGTGGACTGGGCCGACGGCTTCGGCCTGATCCGCGCCAGCAACACCACGCCGGTGCTGGTGCTGCGCTTTGAAGGCCATACACAGCAAGCCTTGCAGCGCATAGAAGCGCAGATGCTGGCCTTGCTCAAGCGCGTCAAGCCCGACGCTCAGGTAGGCGCTTCCGCGCACTGA
- a CDS encoding 3-deoxy-D-manno-octulosonic acid transferase, giving the protein MAKPAPMSFARALFSALAWAVQPLLWRKLRRRARAEPGYGVAVPERFGHYQPADLGRDGRGRWVWIHSVSLGETRAAAILIKALRERMPAMRLLLTHSTATGREEGAKLLHPGDVQVWLPWDSLSATRRFVAQFRPAVGVLMETEIWPNLIAACANTGIPLALANARLNEKSEAGALRVRPLSRPAYAALAAVWAQTEADAKRLRNVGASVDAVLGNLKFDVQPDTAQIARAGQWRAELARPVLLFASSREGEEAMFIDALKALGDAAAAVQWLVVPRHPQRFDEVESLLGKAGFAVSRRSQWEQRPPMQSGAIWLGDSLGEMPLYYGLAAAALMGGSFAPLGGQNLIEALACDCPVILGPHTFNFSQASEQALHAGAALGVETMGAGLCQALDLVAKPDRLQAAVQSCRQMVLGNRGAAAATAEAIQALMDAP; this is encoded by the coding sequence ATGGCCAAACCGGCTCCCATGAGCTTTGCCCGTGCGCTGTTCAGTGCGCTGGCCTGGGCGGTGCAGCCGCTGCTGTGGCGCAAGCTGCGTCGCAGAGCTCGGGCTGAACCGGGATACGGCGTCGCCGTGCCTGAACGCTTCGGCCATTACCAGCCAGCAGATCTGGGGCGCGATGGACGCGGCCGTTGGGTGTGGATTCATTCGGTGTCGCTGGGCGAGACCCGGGCTGCTGCCATTCTGATCAAGGCCTTGCGCGAGCGCATGCCGGCGATGCGTCTGCTGCTGACGCACAGCACTGCGACTGGGCGAGAGGAGGGCGCAAAGCTGTTGCACCCGGGCGATGTGCAGGTCTGGCTGCCCTGGGACTCCCTGAGTGCCACCAGGCGTTTTGTCGCGCAGTTCCGGCCTGCCGTGGGCGTGCTGATGGAAACCGAGATCTGGCCGAATCTGATTGCGGCCTGTGCCAACACGGGCATTCCTCTGGCCCTGGCCAATGCACGCCTCAACGAAAAATCCGAAGCGGGCGCCTTGAGAGTCAGGCCCCTGTCTCGCCCCGCGTACGCCGCACTGGCTGCCGTCTGGGCGCAGACCGAGGCCGATGCCAAGCGCCTGCGCAATGTAGGCGCCAGCGTGGATGCGGTGCTGGGCAATCTCAAATTCGACGTGCAGCCCGATACTGCCCAGATCGCCCGGGCAGGCCAATGGCGCGCAGAACTGGCACGCCCCGTACTGCTGTTTGCCAGCAGCCGCGAGGGCGAGGAAGCGATGTTCATCGATGCGCTCAAGGCCCTGGGCGATGCTGCAGCGGCGGTGCAATGGCTGGTCGTTCCGCGTCACCCTCAGCGCTTTGACGAGGTGGAGAGCTTGCTGGGCAAGGCGGGCTTTGCTGTTTCGCGGCGCAGCCAGTGGGAGCAGAGGCCTCCCATGCAGTCCGGCGCGATCTGGCTTGGAGACTCGCTGGGCGAGATGCCCCTGTATTACGGCCTGGCAGCGGCAGCCCTGATGGGCGGGAGTTTTGCACCGCTGGGTGGGCAGAACCTGATCGAGGCGCTGGCCTGTGATTGTCCCGTGATACTCGGGCCGCATACCTTCAATTTCAGTCAGGCCTCCGAGCAGGCGCTGCATGCCGGAGCAGCCCTGGGCGTGGAGACTATGGGAGCGGGCTTGTGCCAGGCCCTGGATCTGGTGGCCAAGCCAGATCGTCTGCAGGCTGCCGTACAAAGCTGCCGCCAGATGGTGCTGGGCAATCGGGGTGCGGCCGCGGCCACGGCCGAGGCGATTCAAGCGTTGATGGATGCTCCTTGA
- a CDS encoding efflux RND transporter permease subunit, whose amino-acid sequence MWFTRISLKNPVLATMLMLAFVVLGVFSYQRLKVDQFPNIEFPVVVVTVEYPGASPEIVESEVTKKIEEAVNSVAGINALTSRSYEGTSVVIIEFQLHIDGRRAADDVREKVASVRPTLRDEVKEPRVIRFDPASTAVWSLAVLPDPHALHGETAPDGQSVTPPDAIALTSWADQVLKKRLENVRGVGAVNLVGATKREINVYLDPRALEAYAITPEQVAQAVRAENQDLPVGAIRSKAQERVVQIDARIQRPEEFARIIVAYRNGAPIRVGQLARVQDDAQELQTLALYNGSRTLLMSVQKAQDENTIEVVDGLNAAIKAIAPELPPGVRLQAIADNSRAIRVGVDNVRQTLIEGALLTVLIVFLFLNSWRSTVITGLTLPIALIGTFLFMYWFGFSINMVTLMALSLCVGLLIDDAIVVRENIVRHVQMGKNAYQAAMEGTQEIGLAVLATTLSIVAVFLPIGFMGGIIGQFFHEFGITIVAAVLISMFVSFTLDPMLSSVWHDPAIHAHGEHGSKSLYDRTLGRVTAWVERMSDRLSNFYQGILRWSLAHKLLTLALAFIIFIASIALVPLLGTEFVPKADFSETSISFNTPEGSSIEATEAKARQVTDILRALPEVRYTLTTINTGNANGKNYANIYVRLVDRHQRRRNVDEISAYLRPRLQAIAGIKLTHVGLREAVGGQKQVEFSLMGPDLDELARLSQIVQERINDIPGLVDLDSSLKPNKPMVNIEVHRDAAADLGLSIGNMAGALRTWVAGQTVGNWRASDDQTYDVNVRLEPEARTTPQDLERLPFALATGDGSMRIVRLNQVASVVDSTGPSQINRRNLNREVAINANVYLRSTGEVTADIKQALATIPMPPGYSYQFSGAAKNMAESFGYAISALMLAIIFIYMILASQFKSFLQPLALMTSLPLTLIGVVLALMMFGSALSMFSIIGVVMLMGLVTKNAILLVDFAIRAREPRTNEASGQTEPGLPRNEALLLAARVRLRPILMTTLAMIFGMVPLAFAVTEGSEQRAPMGQAVIGGVITSSLLTLVVVPVVYCYLDDFANWMRRKWSGAPSKSAEPPHEASEARRIDGLS is encoded by the coding sequence ATGTGGTTCACGCGCATCAGCCTGAAAAACCCGGTGCTGGCCACCATGCTCATGCTGGCCTTTGTGGTGCTGGGCGTTTTTTCCTACCAGCGGCTCAAGGTCGACCAGTTTCCGAACATCGAATTCCCCGTGGTGGTAGTCACGGTCGAGTATCCAGGAGCCTCGCCCGAGATCGTGGAGAGCGAGGTCACCAAAAAGATCGAAGAAGCCGTCAACTCGGTCGCGGGCATCAATGCCCTGACCTCGCGCAGCTACGAAGGCACCAGCGTCGTCATCATCGAATTCCAGCTGCATATAGACGGTCGCCGCGCTGCCGACGATGTGCGCGAGAAGGTCGCCTCGGTACGCCCCACTCTGCGTGATGAGGTCAAGGAACCGCGTGTCATCCGTTTCGACCCGGCCAGCACGGCAGTGTGGTCGCTGGCCGTGCTGCCAGACCCCCATGCCCTGCACGGCGAGACCGCCCCCGATGGCCAGAGCGTAACGCCGCCCGATGCGATTGCGCTGACCAGCTGGGCTGACCAGGTGCTGAAAAAGCGGCTGGAGAACGTGCGCGGCGTGGGCGCCGTGAACTTGGTGGGAGCCACCAAACGCGAGATCAATGTCTATCTGGACCCACGGGCGCTCGAGGCCTACGCCATCACCCCCGAGCAGGTTGCCCAGGCGGTACGTGCCGAGAACCAGGATCTGCCTGTGGGGGCGATCCGCTCCAAGGCTCAGGAACGCGTGGTGCAGATCGATGCCCGCATCCAGCGCCCCGAGGAATTCGCCCGCATCATCGTGGCCTACCGCAACGGCGCTCCGATCCGCGTCGGCCAGTTAGCCCGCGTGCAAGACGATGCGCAGGAGCTGCAGACCCTGGCACTCTACAACGGCAGCCGTACCCTGCTGATGTCCGTGCAAAAGGCCCAGGACGAGAACACCATCGAGGTGGTCGACGGCCTGAATGCAGCGATCAAGGCCATCGCCCCCGAGCTGCCGCCGGGCGTGCGCCTGCAGGCGATTGCCGACAACTCGCGCGCCATCCGCGTGGGCGTGGACAACGTGCGCCAGACGCTGATCGAGGGTGCCTTGCTCACGGTGCTCATCGTGTTCCTGTTCCTGAACTCCTGGCGTTCCACGGTGATCACGGGGCTGACACTGCCCATCGCGCTGATCGGCACCTTCCTCTTCATGTACTGGTTCGGCTTTTCCATCAATATGGTCACGCTGATGGCGCTCTCGCTGTGCGTGGGCCTGCTGATCGACGATGCCATCGTGGTGCGAGAGAACATCGTGCGCCATGTGCAGATGGGCAAGAACGCCTATCAGGCCGCCATGGAAGGCACGCAGGAGATCGGGCTGGCCGTGCTCGCCACCACGCTTTCTATCGTCGCCGTATTTCTGCCCATAGGCTTTATGGGCGGCATCATCGGGCAGTTCTTCCATGAGTTCGGCATCACCATCGTGGCGGCCGTGCTGATCTCCATGTTCGTCAGCTTCACGCTGGACCCCATGCTTTCCAGTGTCTGGCATGACCCGGCGATCCACGCCCACGGCGAACATGGCAGCAAAAGCCTGTACGACCGCACGCTGGGGCGCGTGACGGCCTGGGTGGAGCGCATGAGCGATCGGCTCTCGAACTTCTACCAGGGCATACTGCGCTGGTCGCTGGCCCACAAGCTGCTCACCCTGGCGCTGGCATTCATTATTTTCATAGCAAGTATCGCTCTTGTACCCTTGCTTGGCACCGAGTTTGTGCCCAAGGCGGATTTTTCGGAAACTTCGATCAGCTTCAACACCCCCGAAGGCTCCTCGATCGAGGCCACCGAAGCCAAGGCCAGGCAGGTGACGGACATATTGCGCGCCTTGCCCGAGGTGCGCTACACACTGACCACCATCAACACCGGCAATGCCAACGGCAAGAACTACGCCAATATCTATGTGCGACTGGTTGACCGTCATCAGCGCCGCCGCAATGTGGACGAGATCTCGGCCTATCTGCGCCCCAGGTTGCAGGCGATTGCAGGCATCAAGCTCACCCATGTGGGCCTGCGCGAGGCCGTGGGCGGGCAAAAGCAGGTCGAGTTCTCGCTCATGGGCCCAGATCTTGACGAACTGGCCCGCCTGAGCCAGATCGTGCAGGAGCGCATCAACGATATTCCGGGGCTGGTTGATCTGGACTCCAGCCTCAAGCCCAACAAGCCCATGGTCAATATCGAGGTCCATCGCGATGCCGCGGCCGATCTGGGCCTGTCGATAGGCAATATGGCCGGCGCGCTGCGCACCTGGGTGGCCGGCCAGACCGTGGGCAACTGGCGGGCCAGCGATGACCAGACCTATGACGTGAATGTGCGGCTCGAGCCCGAGGCGCGCACCACGCCACAGGACCTGGAGCGCCTGCCGTTTGCACTGGCGACCGGAGATGGCAGCATGCGCATCGTGCGCCTCAACCAGGTTGCCAGCGTGGTGGACAGCACTGGCCCCAGCCAGATCAACCGCCGCAATCTCAACCGCGAGGTCGCCATCAACGCCAATGTCTATCTGCGCAGCACGGGCGAGGTCACGGCCGATATCAAGCAGGCGCTGGCCACCATTCCCATGCCGCCCGGCTACAGCTACCAGTTCAGCGGCGCGGCCAAGAACATGGCCGAATCCTTTGGCTACGCGATTTCCGCGCTGATGCTGGCCATCATCTTCATCTACATGATTCTGGCCAGCCAGTTCAAGAGCTTTCTCCAGCCCCTGGCACTCATGACCTCGCTGCCCCTGACACTTATAGGCGTGGTGCTGGCCCTGATGATGTTTGGCTCGGCCCTGTCCATGTTCTCCATCATCGGCGTGGTCATGCTCATGGGCCTGGTGACCAAGAACGCCATTTTGCTGGTGGACTTTGCCATCCGAGCCCGCGAACCCCGAACCAACGAGGCCAGCGGCCAGACCGAGCCAGGCCTGCCGCGCAATGAAGCCCTGCTGCTGGCGGCCCGCGTGCGCCTGCGCCCGATCCTGATGACCACGCTGGCCATGATCTTCGGCATGGTGCCGCTGGCCTTTGCGGTCACCGAAGGCTCCGAGCAACGCGCGCCCATGGGTCAGGCCGTGATCGGCGGCGTCATCACTTCCTCGCTGCTGACCCTGGTCGTGGTGCCTGTGGTGTACTGCTATCTCGATGATTTTGCCAACTGGATGCGCCGTAAATGGTCTGGCGCCCCCTCAAAAAGCGCTGAGCCGCCGCACGAAGCCTCCGAGGCTCGTAGAATCGATGGTTTGTCCTGA